Proteins co-encoded in one Pocillopora verrucosa isolate sample1 chromosome 1, ASM3666991v2, whole genome shotgun sequence genomic window:
- the LOC131796459 gene encoding melatonin receptor type 1B-B-like, producing the protein MTQETASIIEATVLIFICTTSILGNISLFFVFTRRKILRTISNGFLLNLAFADLLVSMLNMPITVVTIIKERWIFGDTACVFFGFITMLSFVSSVMSLAMIAINRYYYVVQWKTYSITFTTKKSALFAAVVWLISVLLSVPPLFGWAEYRYIPGKSYCFVFWPSDVYYMYFMLTICFFGPLIAMCVSYFKILKFTREAKRRVNHWQLNLIQPPHEIQTCRENGIAPHEKRRNFFKMTQEEVKITNTLLIVVACFMACWAPFAITMFIDVYHPRPLPRAIDIGTLLLGYANSMCNPVVYGIRNQAFRRELIKLVTGCNCARFRVTKVVNVNNFQVSPMMACQMNAVQAPVMLEVSKLFIERACEESNSLSYLSSPKNVENLTDSTHIDQDK; encoded by the coding sequence ATGACGCAAGAAACAGCTTCCATCATCGAGGCAACCGTGCTTATTTTCATCTGTACAACTTCTATTCTGGGGAATataagtttgttttttgtcttcacCAGAAGAAAAATTCTTCGCACCATCTCCAATGGTTTTCTTCTCAACCTGGCATTTGCTGATTTACTCGTGTCCATGTTAAACATGCCTATAACTGTGGTCACTATCATCAAAGAACGTTGGATTTTTGGAGATACTGCCTGCGTTTTCTTTGGATTCATCACGATGCTTTCGTTTGTTTCATCGGTGATGTCGCTTGCCATGATAGCCATTAACAGATACTATTACGTAGTGCAGTGGAAGACATACTCCATCACGTTCACAACGAAGAAGTCGGCTTTGTTTGCCGCAGTCGTGTGGTTAATATCTGTGTTATTATCCGTCCCACCGTTGTTTGGCTGGGCGGAATATCGTTATATTCCCGGGAAATCTTACTGCTTCGTTTTCTGGCCTTCTGATGtttattacatgtattttatgTTAACGATATGCTTTTTCGGTCCTTTAATTGCCATGTGTGTATcttactttaaaattttaaaattcacaagGGAAGCAAAACGAAGGGTTAATCACTGGCAATTAAATTTAATACAGCCACCACATGAAATACAAACATGTAGAGAAAATGGTATTGCTCCTCATGAAAAGCGtagaaatttcttcaaaatgacTCAAGAAGAAGTTAAAATCACAAACACTTTGCTAATAGTGGTGGCCTGTTTTATGGCTTGTTGGGCACCATTTGCCATCACAATGTTTATTGATGTTTATCACCCTCGCCCATTGCCAAGAGCAATTGACATCGGCACACTGCTGCTTGGGTACGCGAACAGTATGTGCAACCCTGTTGTGTATGGAATAAGGAATCAAGCTTTCAGAAGAGAGCTTATTAAGCTTGTCACGGGCTGTAATTGTGCACGTTTCCGTGTAACTAAAGTGGTGAACGTGAACAATTTTCAAGTCAGTCCCATGATGGCTTGCCAGATGAATGCGGTACAAGCGCCAGTAATGCTTGAGGTATCAAAACTGTTTATTGAAAGAGCGTGTGAGGAATCGAACTCACTAAGCTATTTATCCTCCCCTAAGAATGTAGAGAATTTGACAGACAGCACTCATATTGATCAAGATAAGTAG
- the LOC131796460 gene encoding uncharacterized protein: MLCGVASMKEIGYKDRLWQNSTADSDGMYKTWEVSRTHDREQHNGWDQVKIRHSISLGDVRLEGFPTTRKGEGIENPDRFYNSERRELSRNSTTNREVKTDTQAVVRPQFQITIEQPIRRVTPAYNVTFLSQLSKTRNGRRASDGFLGFSGKTSAPVFSAVSEEHSTDDDSVKVNSITPNNSISRASSLNRRRFSDGSFHNVAGYTSFKKVSIVLPRPRNSTNEGSDECDVDDKGCESDVRGKDTESADCCRNEDDDQWKKLVAQAQGFKGPKVNGVGKVRPGLQVEDVKGNISRSMEDVFSDISSEASFSSNSSYHSSSDSDSAVYSTLTAKPISGDLAPFKDDSHTSLNTVRPIRRFSSVQSLDSYPAGGNHPARRYSVATLNPARSFNNSNATAKLSGYSTQSALEHARQLLSRLQQEGKYKSKKERLDELSKALKWILEELNRIKTPDRDLVSLFISLRAKIVNLKSELKAEEFDATCIDRNEVDSTPRVQTLLLTEERLTHAHSRRFSWC, encoded by the coding sequence ATGCTGTGTGGAGTGGCGAGCATGAAGGAGATCGGGTATAAAGACAGGCTGTGGCAAAACAGCACTGCGGATAGCGACGGGATGTACAAAACGTGGGAAGTAAGTAGGACACACGACCGAGAACAACACAACGGATGGGATCAAGTGAAGATCAGGCATTCTATCTCCCTTGGAGACGTTCGATTGGAGGGTTTTCCAACCACAAGGAAAGGCGAAGGGATTGAAAACCCAGATCGGTTCTACAACAGCGAGCGAAGAGAATTGTCGAGGAACAGCACAACGAATAGGGAAGTGAAAACGGATACGCAGGCCGTGGTGCGACCCCAATTTCAAATTACTATCGAGCAGCCGATCCGACGTGTCACTCCCGCTTATAATGTAACGTTTCTATCACAATTGTCAAAGACCCGCAATGGAAGACGCGCTTCGGATGGTTTTCTTGGATTCTCTGGGAAAACAAGCGCTCCAGTATTTAGCGCTGTCTCAGAAGAACACAGCACTGATGACGACAGCGTCAAGGTTAATTCAATTACCCCAAACAATTCCATCAGCAGGGCTTCCTCGCTGAATCGTCGCCGATTTTCCGATGGTAGCTTTCATAACGTCGCAGGGTATACAAGTTTCAAGAAGGTCAGCATCGTGTTGCCGAGGCCGCGAAATAGTACGAATGAAGGTTCTGATGAGTGTGATGTTGATGACAAAGGGTGTGAAAGCGATGTAAGAGGAAAAGATACAGAAAGTGCTGATTGTTGCAGAAACGAAGACGACGATCAGTGGAAGAAATTGGTTGCACAAGCGCAAGGTTTCAAAGGACCTAAAGTAAACGGGGTTGGCAAAGTAAGACCAGGATTACAGGTGGAGGACGTTAAAGGAAACATTAGTCGCTCCATGGAGGACGTGTTCAGCGACATTAGCAGCGAGGCATCGTTTTCATCAAACAGTTCTTATCACTCATCGTCTGACAGCGATAGTGCCGTCTACAGCACATTAACAGCTAAGCCGATATCCGGCGATTTAGCTCCTTTCAAGGACGATAGCCACACTAGTTTGAATACCGTAAGGCCAATCCGACGATTTTCCTCGGTGCAATCGTTAGATTCGTACCCTGCAGGTGGAAACCATCCCGCACGTAGATATTCGGTTGCCACTTTAAACCCAGCACGCTCGTTTAATAACTCAAATGCTACAGCTAAGCTGTCCGGCTACAGCACGCAGAGCGCACTGGAACACGCCCGACAGTTACTCAGCAGGCTGCAACAAGAAGGAAAGtataaaagcaaaaaagaaagactGGACGAATTGAGTAAAGCGCTAAAGTGGATCCTTGAGGAACTTAATCGTATAAAAACACCAGACAGGGACCTGGTCAGTTTATTTATCAGTCTGCGGGCGAAAATAGTGAACTTGAAAAGTGAACTAAAAGCGGAAGAATTCGATGCCACCTGTATTGACCGCAATGAAGTGGACAGCACCCCACGAGTCCAAACACTTCTGTTAACTGAGGAAAGGTTGACACACGCTCACTCGAGACGATTTAGCTggtgttga